The following coding sequences lie in one Labrus bergylta chromosome 5, fLabBer1.1, whole genome shotgun sequence genomic window:
- the LOC109990133 gene encoding RNA-binding protein 5 isoform X2 encodes MLLTDRFIQTLFVCYELRLETGILRDSHLVYSTLSINSSSPNFSYFLSFLINLLSSAQTMGPDKRPSRDERSGRYVSDRRRDDPEWHQRRGKDMERCDRRWSDERERECWDSPEHADSVFLQQRGRKRRNSDLSDDEYDADYPDQDNNMEQEEESKTIMLRGLSLHVTEEDIRSALELLQGPQPVDIRLMKKSTGISRGFAFVEFYHLQDSTRWMETNQDKLVIQGKSIALHYSNRRQKFENWLCNACGLYNFRKRLKCFRCGAAKIDGEFLGQSGFNADAQRPGDYSGDTMILRNISPLSTVDGILSILDPYANLSVGNIRLIKDKQTGQNRGFAFVQLSSPLEASQLLRILQSLQPPLKLDGKTIGVDYAKSARKDSAQPDGTRANALSVASTAIAAAQWSCSQRGSGFTSDYVPHQEGYTQQTQTHQVWQQQPEAPVIGDGLLGAAPGMKTLIPVGTGVVISQTAQTYQPVIINHPAIQSHPAVTPVHAAQQAARVFTSSLVTSAASSSAATISAVPTANTAVAPDTSTYQYDESSGYYYDPQTRLYYDPNSQYYYNSETQQYLYWDGEKQNYIPATQSDSSAEQANIAASSSTTVTPNSKECKEKKDKPKSKSAQQIAKDMERWAKSFNKQKESYKGGGPSREEERKESAAADAGFLVFEKKQMGGFEMPPLMTEQFKMVEQESFAKSGDFAAHNGDSVTEESSSDRAEDEDGKITDWKKMVCLLCRRQFPTKETLLRHQQLSDLHKQNLETQRRSQLTEAELEELERTETELKYRDRAAERREKYGIPEPSAPKKKCYKPLTPTVNYEQPTKDGLTSDNIGNKMLQAMGWQEGKGLGRHQQGITTPIAASLRTKGTGLGIKGSSYELSASDTYKDAVRKAMFARFTEIE; translated from the exons ATGCTCCTGACCGACCGGTTTATACAAACCCTTTTTGTCTGCTATGAACTGCGCTTAGAAACGGGAATTTTACG TGATTCTCACCTGGTCTACAGTACCCTCAGCATCAACTCCTCATCCCCAAATTTCTCATATTTTTTG agtTTCCTTATCAATCTCTTGTCCTCTGCACAAACCATGGGACCTGATAAAAG ACCCAGTCGGGATGAACGTAGTGGAAGATATGTTTCAGATAGGAGGAGAGATGATCCAGAATGGCATCAGAGACGAGGTAAAGATATGGAGAGATGTGATCGACGTTGGAGTgatgagagggaaagagagtgcTGGGATAGCCCAGAG CATGCCGATTCTGTTTTTCTGcaacagaggggaagaaaacgGCGAAATAGTGACCTCTCTGATGATGAATATGACGCAGATTATCCAGATCAGGACAACAAtatggagcaggaggaggagagcaagACTATAATGCTGAGGGGACTCTCTCTTCATGTCACAGAGGAAGAC ATCCGCTCAGCCCTCGAACTGCTGCAGGGGCCCCAGCCTGTGGACATTCGCTTGATGAAGAAAAGCACAG GTATAAGCCGAGGTTTCGCCTTCGTGGAGTTTTATCACTTGCAAGATTCTACCCGATGGATGGAGACCAATCAG GATAAGTTGGTGATCCAAGGGAAAAGCATTGCGTTGCACTACAGCAACAGGAGACAGAAGTTTGAAAACTGGCTTTGCAACGCA TGTGGCCTCTACAATTTCCGGAAGAGGTTAAAGTGTTTCAGGTGTGGAGCAGCCAAAATTG ATGGGGAGTTCCTGGGACAGAGCGGTTTTAACGCTGACGCTCAACGTCCGGGAGATTACAGCGGAGACA CAATGATTTTAAGGAACATCAGTCCTCTTTCTACTGTTGATGGAATTTTGAGCATATTGGACCCCTACGCAAACCTGTCAGTGGGAAACATCCGCCTCATCAAAGACAAGCAAACGGGACAGAATAGAGGCTTTGCCTTTGTTCAGCTCTCATCCCCCTTG GAGGCTTCTCAACTGCTCAGGATTCTCCAGAGCCTTCAGCCACCTCTAAAACTGGACGGAAAAACAATTGGTGTGGATTATGCCAAGAGCGCTAGGAA AGACTCCGCCCAGCCTGATGGGACCAGAGCGAACGCCCTGTCTGTGGCCAGTACCGCCATTGCTGCTGCTCAGTGGTCATGCAGTCAG AGAGGATCAGGTTTCACATCTGACTATGTTCCCCACCAAGAGGGCTACACGCAGCAAACACAG ACTCATCAAGTgtggcagcagcagcctgaAGCTCCAGTCATTGGAGATGGATTACTTGGAG ctgctccaGGAATGAAGACACTGATCCCTGTGGGGACAGGCGTGGTCATCTCCCAGACGGCACAAACGTATCAACCTGTTATTATCAACCATCCTGCCATACAG TCTCATCCAGCAGTGACGCCTGTTCATGCAGCACAGCAGGCTGCCAGGGTTTTTACTTCTTCTTTGGTGACATCAGCCGCTTCCAGTTCAGCGGCCACAATCAGTGCTGTTCCGACTGCTAACACAGCAG TAGCCCCTGACACCTCCACATACCAGTATGACGAGTCTTCAGGTTACTATTACGATCCACAGACCCGCCTGTACTATGATCCTAATAGTCAA TACTACTACAACTCGGAGACTCAGCAGTACCTCTACTGGGACGGTGAGAAGCAGAATTACATCCCTGCAACTCAATCAGACTCGAGCGCAGAACAAGCTAACATAGCAGCTAGTTCTTCAACCACAGTCACTCCAAACAGTAAGGAgtgcaaagagaaaaaagacaagCCAAAAAGCAAGTCTGCACAGCAG ATTGCAAAGGACATGGAGCGCTGGGCAAAAAGCTTCAATAAGCAAAAAGAGAGTTACAAAGGCGGTGGACcatccagagaggaggagaggaaagagtctgcagctgctgatgcAGGTTTCCTTGTGTTTGAGAAGAAG CAAATGGGAGGCTTTGAGATGCCACCCCTCATGACTGAACAATTCAAAATGGTGGAGCAGGAGAGTTTCGCTaag AGTGGTGACTTTGCTGCTCACAATGGAGACAGTGTGACAGAGGAGAGCAGCTCAGATAGAGCAGAGGATGAGGATGGAAAAATAACAGACTGGAAGAAGATGGTTTGTCTGCTGTGTCGTCGGCAGTTCCCCACCAAAGAGACTCTGCTGCGTCACCAGCAGCTCTCTGACCTCCACAAG CAAAACTTGGAGACCCAGAGAAGATCCCAACTCACAGAAGCTGAGCTCGAGGAGTTGGAGAGGACGGAAACTGAG ctgaagtacagagacagagctgcagaaagaagGGAAAAGTACGGTATTCCTGAACCGTCCGCACCTAAAAAGAAATGTTACAAACCACTAACCCCAACAGT AAACTACGAGCAGCCCACCAAAGACGGCCTTACAAGTGATAATATCGGCAACAAAATGTTGCAAGCAATGGGCTGGCAGGAGGGCAAAGGTCTGGGGCGCCACCAGCAGGGCATCACCACTCCCATCGCG GCTTCATTAAGGACTAAGGGCACCGGCCTGGGTATTAAAGGAAGCTCATATGAACTGTCAGCATCTGACACCTACAAGGATGCTGTTCGTAAGGCCATGTTTGCACGCTTCACTGAGATAGAGTGA
- the LOC109990133 gene encoding RNA-binding protein 5 isoform X1 → MLLTDRFIQTLFVCYELRLETGILRDSHLVYSTLSINSSSPNFSYFLSFLINLLSSAQTMGPDKRPSRDERSGRYVSDRRRDDPEWHQRRGKDMERCDRRWSDERERECWDSPEHADSVFLQQRGRKRRNSDLSDDEYDADYPDQDNNMEQEEESKTIMLRGLSLHVTEEDIRSALELLQGPQPVDIRLMKKSTGISRGFAFVEFYHLQDSTRWMETNQDKLVIQGKSIALHYSNRRQKFENWLCNACGLYNFRKRLKCFRCGAAKIDGEFLGQSGFNADAQRPGDYSGDTMILRNISPLSTVDGILSILDPYANLSVGNIRLIKDKQTGQNRGFAFVQLSSPLEASQLLRILQSLQPPLKLDGKTIGVDYAKSARKDSAQPDGTRANALSVASTAIAAAQWSCSQLQRGSGFTSDYVPHQEGYTQQTQTHQVWQQQPEAPVIGDGLLGAAPGMKTLIPVGTGVVISQTAQTYQPVIINHPAIQSHPAVTPVHAAQQAARVFTSSLVTSAASSSAATISAVPTANTAVAPDTSTYQYDESSGYYYDPQTRLYYDPNSQYYYNSETQQYLYWDGEKQNYIPATQSDSSAEQANIAASSSTTVTPNSKECKEKKDKPKSKSAQQIAKDMERWAKSFNKQKESYKGGGPSREEERKESAAADAGFLVFEKKQMGGFEMPPLMTEQFKMVEQESFAKSGDFAAHNGDSVTEESSSDRAEDEDGKITDWKKMVCLLCRRQFPTKETLLRHQQLSDLHKQNLETQRRSQLTEAELEELERTETELKYRDRAAERREKYGIPEPSAPKKKCYKPLTPTVNYEQPTKDGLTSDNIGNKMLQAMGWQEGKGLGRHQQGITTPIAASLRTKGTGLGIKGSSYELSASDTYKDAVRKAMFARFTEIE, encoded by the exons ATGCTCCTGACCGACCGGTTTATACAAACCCTTTTTGTCTGCTATGAACTGCGCTTAGAAACGGGAATTTTACG TGATTCTCACCTGGTCTACAGTACCCTCAGCATCAACTCCTCATCCCCAAATTTCTCATATTTTTTG agtTTCCTTATCAATCTCTTGTCCTCTGCACAAACCATGGGACCTGATAAAAG ACCCAGTCGGGATGAACGTAGTGGAAGATATGTTTCAGATAGGAGGAGAGATGATCCAGAATGGCATCAGAGACGAGGTAAAGATATGGAGAGATGTGATCGACGTTGGAGTgatgagagggaaagagagtgcTGGGATAGCCCAGAG CATGCCGATTCTGTTTTTCTGcaacagaggggaagaaaacgGCGAAATAGTGACCTCTCTGATGATGAATATGACGCAGATTATCCAGATCAGGACAACAAtatggagcaggaggaggagagcaagACTATAATGCTGAGGGGACTCTCTCTTCATGTCACAGAGGAAGAC ATCCGCTCAGCCCTCGAACTGCTGCAGGGGCCCCAGCCTGTGGACATTCGCTTGATGAAGAAAAGCACAG GTATAAGCCGAGGTTTCGCCTTCGTGGAGTTTTATCACTTGCAAGATTCTACCCGATGGATGGAGACCAATCAG GATAAGTTGGTGATCCAAGGGAAAAGCATTGCGTTGCACTACAGCAACAGGAGACAGAAGTTTGAAAACTGGCTTTGCAACGCA TGTGGCCTCTACAATTTCCGGAAGAGGTTAAAGTGTTTCAGGTGTGGAGCAGCCAAAATTG ATGGGGAGTTCCTGGGACAGAGCGGTTTTAACGCTGACGCTCAACGTCCGGGAGATTACAGCGGAGACA CAATGATTTTAAGGAACATCAGTCCTCTTTCTACTGTTGATGGAATTTTGAGCATATTGGACCCCTACGCAAACCTGTCAGTGGGAAACATCCGCCTCATCAAAGACAAGCAAACGGGACAGAATAGAGGCTTTGCCTTTGTTCAGCTCTCATCCCCCTTG GAGGCTTCTCAACTGCTCAGGATTCTCCAGAGCCTTCAGCCACCTCTAAAACTGGACGGAAAAACAATTGGTGTGGATTATGCCAAGAGCGCTAGGAA AGACTCCGCCCAGCCTGATGGGACCAGAGCGAACGCCCTGTCTGTGGCCAGTACCGCCATTGCTGCTGCTCAGTGGTCATGCAGTCAG TTACAGAGAGGATCAGGTTTCACATCTGACTATGTTCCCCACCAAGAGGGCTACACGCAGCAAACACAG ACTCATCAAGTgtggcagcagcagcctgaAGCTCCAGTCATTGGAGATGGATTACTTGGAG ctgctccaGGAATGAAGACACTGATCCCTGTGGGGACAGGCGTGGTCATCTCCCAGACGGCACAAACGTATCAACCTGTTATTATCAACCATCCTGCCATACAG TCTCATCCAGCAGTGACGCCTGTTCATGCAGCACAGCAGGCTGCCAGGGTTTTTACTTCTTCTTTGGTGACATCAGCCGCTTCCAGTTCAGCGGCCACAATCAGTGCTGTTCCGACTGCTAACACAGCAG TAGCCCCTGACACCTCCACATACCAGTATGACGAGTCTTCAGGTTACTATTACGATCCACAGACCCGCCTGTACTATGATCCTAATAGTCAA TACTACTACAACTCGGAGACTCAGCAGTACCTCTACTGGGACGGTGAGAAGCAGAATTACATCCCTGCAACTCAATCAGACTCGAGCGCAGAACAAGCTAACATAGCAGCTAGTTCTTCAACCACAGTCACTCCAAACAGTAAGGAgtgcaaagagaaaaaagacaagCCAAAAAGCAAGTCTGCACAGCAG ATTGCAAAGGACATGGAGCGCTGGGCAAAAAGCTTCAATAAGCAAAAAGAGAGTTACAAAGGCGGTGGACcatccagagaggaggagaggaaagagtctgcagctgctgatgcAGGTTTCCTTGTGTTTGAGAAGAAG CAAATGGGAGGCTTTGAGATGCCACCCCTCATGACTGAACAATTCAAAATGGTGGAGCAGGAGAGTTTCGCTaag AGTGGTGACTTTGCTGCTCACAATGGAGACAGTGTGACAGAGGAGAGCAGCTCAGATAGAGCAGAGGATGAGGATGGAAAAATAACAGACTGGAAGAAGATGGTTTGTCTGCTGTGTCGTCGGCAGTTCCCCACCAAAGAGACTCTGCTGCGTCACCAGCAGCTCTCTGACCTCCACAAG CAAAACTTGGAGACCCAGAGAAGATCCCAACTCACAGAAGCTGAGCTCGAGGAGTTGGAGAGGACGGAAACTGAG ctgaagtacagagacagagctgcagaaagaagGGAAAAGTACGGTATTCCTGAACCGTCCGCACCTAAAAAGAAATGTTACAAACCACTAACCCCAACAGT AAACTACGAGCAGCCCACCAAAGACGGCCTTACAAGTGATAATATCGGCAACAAAATGTTGCAAGCAATGGGCTGGCAGGAGGGCAAAGGTCTGGGGCGCCACCAGCAGGGCATCACCACTCCCATCGCG GCTTCATTAAGGACTAAGGGCACCGGCCTGGGTATTAAAGGAAGCTCATATGAACTGTCAGCATCTGACACCTACAAGGATGCTGTTCGTAAGGCCATGTTTGCACGCTTCACTGAGATAGAGTGA
- the LOC109990133 gene encoding RNA-binding protein 5 isoform X3, with the protein MLLTDRFIQTLFVCYELRLETGILRDSHLVYSTLSINSSSPNFSYFLSFLINLLSSAQTMGPDKRPSRDERSGRYVSDRRRDDPEWHQRRGKDMERCDRRWSDERERECWDSPERGRKRRNSDLSDDEYDADYPDQDNNMEQEEESKTIMLRGLSLHVTEEDIRSALELLQGPQPVDIRLMKKSTGISRGFAFVEFYHLQDSTRWMETNQDKLVIQGKSIALHYSNRRQKFENWLCNACGLYNFRKRLKCFRCGAAKIDGEFLGQSGFNADAQRPGDYSGDTMILRNISPLSTVDGILSILDPYANLSVGNIRLIKDKQTGQNRGFAFVQLSSPLEASQLLRILQSLQPPLKLDGKTIGVDYAKSARKDSAQPDGTRANALSVASTAIAAAQWSCSQLQRGSGFTSDYVPHQEGYTQQTQTHQVWQQQPEAPVIGDGLLGAAPGMKTLIPVGTGVVISQTAQTYQPVIINHPAIQSHPAVTPVHAAQQAARVFTSSLVTSAASSSAATISAVPTANTAVAPDTSTYQYDESSGYYYDPQTRLYYDPNSQYYYNSETQQYLYWDGEKQNYIPATQSDSSAEQANIAASSSTTVTPNSKECKEKKDKPKSKSAQQIAKDMERWAKSFNKQKESYKGGGPSREEERKESAAADAGFLVFEKKQMGGFEMPPLMTEQFKMVEQESFAKSGDFAAHNGDSVTEESSSDRAEDEDGKITDWKKMVCLLCRRQFPTKETLLRHQQLSDLHKQNLETQRRSQLTEAELEELERTETELKYRDRAAERREKYGIPEPSAPKKKCYKPLTPTVNYEQPTKDGLTSDNIGNKMLQAMGWQEGKGLGRHQQGITTPIAASLRTKGTGLGIKGSSYELSASDTYKDAVRKAMFARFTEIE; encoded by the exons ATGCTCCTGACCGACCGGTTTATACAAACCCTTTTTGTCTGCTATGAACTGCGCTTAGAAACGGGAATTTTACG TGATTCTCACCTGGTCTACAGTACCCTCAGCATCAACTCCTCATCCCCAAATTTCTCATATTTTTTG agtTTCCTTATCAATCTCTTGTCCTCTGCACAAACCATGGGACCTGATAAAAG ACCCAGTCGGGATGAACGTAGTGGAAGATATGTTTCAGATAGGAGGAGAGATGATCCAGAATGGCATCAGAGACGAGGTAAAGATATGGAGAGATGTGATCGACGTTGGAGTgatgagagggaaagagagtgcTGGGATAGCCCAGAG aggggaagaaaacgGCGAAATAGTGACCTCTCTGATGATGAATATGACGCAGATTATCCAGATCAGGACAACAAtatggagcaggaggaggagagcaagACTATAATGCTGAGGGGACTCTCTCTTCATGTCACAGAGGAAGAC ATCCGCTCAGCCCTCGAACTGCTGCAGGGGCCCCAGCCTGTGGACATTCGCTTGATGAAGAAAAGCACAG GTATAAGCCGAGGTTTCGCCTTCGTGGAGTTTTATCACTTGCAAGATTCTACCCGATGGATGGAGACCAATCAG GATAAGTTGGTGATCCAAGGGAAAAGCATTGCGTTGCACTACAGCAACAGGAGACAGAAGTTTGAAAACTGGCTTTGCAACGCA TGTGGCCTCTACAATTTCCGGAAGAGGTTAAAGTGTTTCAGGTGTGGAGCAGCCAAAATTG ATGGGGAGTTCCTGGGACAGAGCGGTTTTAACGCTGACGCTCAACGTCCGGGAGATTACAGCGGAGACA CAATGATTTTAAGGAACATCAGTCCTCTTTCTACTGTTGATGGAATTTTGAGCATATTGGACCCCTACGCAAACCTGTCAGTGGGAAACATCCGCCTCATCAAAGACAAGCAAACGGGACAGAATAGAGGCTTTGCCTTTGTTCAGCTCTCATCCCCCTTG GAGGCTTCTCAACTGCTCAGGATTCTCCAGAGCCTTCAGCCACCTCTAAAACTGGACGGAAAAACAATTGGTGTGGATTATGCCAAGAGCGCTAGGAA AGACTCCGCCCAGCCTGATGGGACCAGAGCGAACGCCCTGTCTGTGGCCAGTACCGCCATTGCTGCTGCTCAGTGGTCATGCAGTCAG TTACAGAGAGGATCAGGTTTCACATCTGACTATGTTCCCCACCAAGAGGGCTACACGCAGCAAACACAG ACTCATCAAGTgtggcagcagcagcctgaAGCTCCAGTCATTGGAGATGGATTACTTGGAG ctgctccaGGAATGAAGACACTGATCCCTGTGGGGACAGGCGTGGTCATCTCCCAGACGGCACAAACGTATCAACCTGTTATTATCAACCATCCTGCCATACAG TCTCATCCAGCAGTGACGCCTGTTCATGCAGCACAGCAGGCTGCCAGGGTTTTTACTTCTTCTTTGGTGACATCAGCCGCTTCCAGTTCAGCGGCCACAATCAGTGCTGTTCCGACTGCTAACACAGCAG TAGCCCCTGACACCTCCACATACCAGTATGACGAGTCTTCAGGTTACTATTACGATCCACAGACCCGCCTGTACTATGATCCTAATAGTCAA TACTACTACAACTCGGAGACTCAGCAGTACCTCTACTGGGACGGTGAGAAGCAGAATTACATCCCTGCAACTCAATCAGACTCGAGCGCAGAACAAGCTAACATAGCAGCTAGTTCTTCAACCACAGTCACTCCAAACAGTAAGGAgtgcaaagagaaaaaagacaagCCAAAAAGCAAGTCTGCACAGCAG ATTGCAAAGGACATGGAGCGCTGGGCAAAAAGCTTCAATAAGCAAAAAGAGAGTTACAAAGGCGGTGGACcatccagagaggaggagaggaaagagtctgcagctgctgatgcAGGTTTCCTTGTGTTTGAGAAGAAG CAAATGGGAGGCTTTGAGATGCCACCCCTCATGACTGAACAATTCAAAATGGTGGAGCAGGAGAGTTTCGCTaag AGTGGTGACTTTGCTGCTCACAATGGAGACAGTGTGACAGAGGAGAGCAGCTCAGATAGAGCAGAGGATGAGGATGGAAAAATAACAGACTGGAAGAAGATGGTTTGTCTGCTGTGTCGTCGGCAGTTCCCCACCAAAGAGACTCTGCTGCGTCACCAGCAGCTCTCTGACCTCCACAAG CAAAACTTGGAGACCCAGAGAAGATCCCAACTCACAGAAGCTGAGCTCGAGGAGTTGGAGAGGACGGAAACTGAG ctgaagtacagagacagagctgcagaaagaagGGAAAAGTACGGTATTCCTGAACCGTCCGCACCTAAAAAGAAATGTTACAAACCACTAACCCCAACAGT AAACTACGAGCAGCCCACCAAAGACGGCCTTACAAGTGATAATATCGGCAACAAAATGTTGCAAGCAATGGGCTGGCAGGAGGGCAAAGGTCTGGGGCGCCACCAGCAGGGCATCACCACTCCCATCGCG GCTTCATTAAGGACTAAGGGCACCGGCCTGGGTATTAAAGGAAGCTCATATGAACTGTCAGCATCTGACACCTACAAGGATGCTGTTCGTAAGGCCATGTTTGCACGCTTCACTGAGATAGAGTGA
- the LOC109990133 gene encoding RNA-binding protein 5 isoform X4, whose amino-acid sequence MGPDKRPSRDERSGRYVSDRRRDDPEWHQRRGKDMERCDRRWSDERERECWDSPEHADSVFLQQRGRKRRNSDLSDDEYDADYPDQDNNMEQEEESKTIMLRGLSLHVTEEDIRSALELLQGPQPVDIRLMKKSTGISRGFAFVEFYHLQDSTRWMETNQDKLVIQGKSIALHYSNRRQKFENWLCNACGLYNFRKRLKCFRCGAAKIDGEFLGQSGFNADAQRPGDYSGDTMILRNISPLSTVDGILSILDPYANLSVGNIRLIKDKQTGQNRGFAFVQLSSPLEASQLLRILQSLQPPLKLDGKTIGVDYAKSARKDSAQPDGTRANALSVASTAIAAAQWSCSQLQRGSGFTSDYVPHQEGYTQQTQTHQVWQQQPEAPVIGDGLLGAAPGMKTLIPVGTGVVISQTAQTYQPVIINHPAIQSHPAVTPVHAAQQAARVFTSSLVTSAASSSAATISAVPTANTAVAPDTSTYQYDESSGYYYDPQTRLYYDPNSQYYYNSETQQYLYWDGEKQNYIPATQSDSSAEQANIAASSSTTVTPNSKECKEKKDKPKSKSAQQIAKDMERWAKSFNKQKESYKGGGPSREEERKESAAADAGFLVFEKKQMGGFEMPPLMTEQFKMVEQESFAKSGDFAAHNGDSVTEESSSDRAEDEDGKITDWKKMVCLLCRRQFPTKETLLRHQQLSDLHKQNLETQRRSQLTEAELEELERTETELKYRDRAAERREKYGIPEPSAPKKKCYKPLTPTVNYEQPTKDGLTSDNIGNKMLQAMGWQEGKGLGRHQQGITTPIAASLRTKGTGLGIKGSSYELSASDTYKDAVRKAMFARFTEIE is encoded by the exons ATGGGACCTGATAAAAG ACCCAGTCGGGATGAACGTAGTGGAAGATATGTTTCAGATAGGAGGAGAGATGATCCAGAATGGCATCAGAGACGAGGTAAAGATATGGAGAGATGTGATCGACGTTGGAGTgatgagagggaaagagagtgcTGGGATAGCCCAGAG CATGCCGATTCTGTTTTTCTGcaacagaggggaagaaaacgGCGAAATAGTGACCTCTCTGATGATGAATATGACGCAGATTATCCAGATCAGGACAACAAtatggagcaggaggaggagagcaagACTATAATGCTGAGGGGACTCTCTCTTCATGTCACAGAGGAAGAC ATCCGCTCAGCCCTCGAACTGCTGCAGGGGCCCCAGCCTGTGGACATTCGCTTGATGAAGAAAAGCACAG GTATAAGCCGAGGTTTCGCCTTCGTGGAGTTTTATCACTTGCAAGATTCTACCCGATGGATGGAGACCAATCAG GATAAGTTGGTGATCCAAGGGAAAAGCATTGCGTTGCACTACAGCAACAGGAGACAGAAGTTTGAAAACTGGCTTTGCAACGCA TGTGGCCTCTACAATTTCCGGAAGAGGTTAAAGTGTTTCAGGTGTGGAGCAGCCAAAATTG ATGGGGAGTTCCTGGGACAGAGCGGTTTTAACGCTGACGCTCAACGTCCGGGAGATTACAGCGGAGACA CAATGATTTTAAGGAACATCAGTCCTCTTTCTACTGTTGATGGAATTTTGAGCATATTGGACCCCTACGCAAACCTGTCAGTGGGAAACATCCGCCTCATCAAAGACAAGCAAACGGGACAGAATAGAGGCTTTGCCTTTGTTCAGCTCTCATCCCCCTTG GAGGCTTCTCAACTGCTCAGGATTCTCCAGAGCCTTCAGCCACCTCTAAAACTGGACGGAAAAACAATTGGTGTGGATTATGCCAAGAGCGCTAGGAA AGACTCCGCCCAGCCTGATGGGACCAGAGCGAACGCCCTGTCTGTGGCCAGTACCGCCATTGCTGCTGCTCAGTGGTCATGCAGTCAG TTACAGAGAGGATCAGGTTTCACATCTGACTATGTTCCCCACCAAGAGGGCTACACGCAGCAAACACAG ACTCATCAAGTgtggcagcagcagcctgaAGCTCCAGTCATTGGAGATGGATTACTTGGAG ctgctccaGGAATGAAGACACTGATCCCTGTGGGGACAGGCGTGGTCATCTCCCAGACGGCACAAACGTATCAACCTGTTATTATCAACCATCCTGCCATACAG TCTCATCCAGCAGTGACGCCTGTTCATGCAGCACAGCAGGCTGCCAGGGTTTTTACTTCTTCTTTGGTGACATCAGCCGCTTCCAGTTCAGCGGCCACAATCAGTGCTGTTCCGACTGCTAACACAGCAG TAGCCCCTGACACCTCCACATACCAGTATGACGAGTCTTCAGGTTACTATTACGATCCACAGACCCGCCTGTACTATGATCCTAATAGTCAA TACTACTACAACTCGGAGACTCAGCAGTACCTCTACTGGGACGGTGAGAAGCAGAATTACATCCCTGCAACTCAATCAGACTCGAGCGCAGAACAAGCTAACATAGCAGCTAGTTCTTCAACCACAGTCACTCCAAACAGTAAGGAgtgcaaagagaaaaaagacaagCCAAAAAGCAAGTCTGCACAGCAG ATTGCAAAGGACATGGAGCGCTGGGCAAAAAGCTTCAATAAGCAAAAAGAGAGTTACAAAGGCGGTGGACcatccagagaggaggagaggaaagagtctgcagctgctgatgcAGGTTTCCTTGTGTTTGAGAAGAAG CAAATGGGAGGCTTTGAGATGCCACCCCTCATGACTGAACAATTCAAAATGGTGGAGCAGGAGAGTTTCGCTaag AGTGGTGACTTTGCTGCTCACAATGGAGACAGTGTGACAGAGGAGAGCAGCTCAGATAGAGCAGAGGATGAGGATGGAAAAATAACAGACTGGAAGAAGATGGTTTGTCTGCTGTGTCGTCGGCAGTTCCCCACCAAAGAGACTCTGCTGCGTCACCAGCAGCTCTCTGACCTCCACAAG CAAAACTTGGAGACCCAGAGAAGATCCCAACTCACAGAAGCTGAGCTCGAGGAGTTGGAGAGGACGGAAACTGAG ctgaagtacagagacagagctgcagaaagaagGGAAAAGTACGGTATTCCTGAACCGTCCGCACCTAAAAAGAAATGTTACAAACCACTAACCCCAACAGT AAACTACGAGCAGCCCACCAAAGACGGCCTTACAAGTGATAATATCGGCAACAAAATGTTGCAAGCAATGGGCTGGCAGGAGGGCAAAGGTCTGGGGCGCCACCAGCAGGGCATCACCACTCCCATCGCG GCTTCATTAAGGACTAAGGGCACCGGCCTGGGTATTAAAGGAAGCTCATATGAACTGTCAGCATCTGACACCTACAAGGATGCTGTTCGTAAGGCCATGTTTGCACGCTTCACTGAGATAGAGTGA